In Bacteroidota bacterium, a single window of DNA contains:
- a CDS encoding DUF4491 family protein, whose translation MNLIGIILGSASFLIIIFARYSCIAGEYHFTKKLWIVFLIVGVFAVLISFLLTNIIVSTIVAIIGFNYLWGINEIIEQENRVNKGWFPKNPKRR comes from the coding sequence ATAAATTTAATTGGGATCATTCTGGGATCAGCTTCCTTTTTGATTATCATTTTTGCCCGTTATTCATGCATAGCAGGAGAATACCATTTCACGAAAAAACTTTGGATCGTCTTTTTAATTGTTGGAGTTTTTGCGGTATTAATCTCGTTTTTGTTGACAAATATCATAGTCTCGACAATCGTTGCAATTATAGGTTTTAATTACCTTTGGGGCATTAATGAAATCATTGAACAAGAAAACAGGGTAAACAAGGGATGGTTCCCTAAAAACCCGAAAAGAAGATAA
- a CDS encoding DUF4491 family protein — protein MNYIGPLLGLLAFFAIGIFHPIVIKMEYHLGKRSWWILLFPGIIFIILSLFFKDILSVVFGVFGFACIWSMIEIFKQHERVMNGRAKKNPNRKYDEL, from the coding sequence ATAAATTATATAGGCCCATTGCTCGGATTGTTAGCGTTTTTCGCAATTGGCATTTTTCATCCAATTGTAATTAAGATGGAATACCATCTCGGAAAAAGAAGCTGGTGGATATTGTTATTTCCCGGTATAATTTTCATTATACTTTCCTTGTTTTTCAAAGATATTTTATCGGTCGTATTTGGGGTATTTGGTTTCGCATGTATATGGAGTATGATCGAAATATTTAAACAACATGAACGGGTGATGAACGGAAGAGCGAAAAAAAACCCGAATAGAAAATACGATGAGTTATGA